The following proteins are co-located in the Spinactinospora alkalitolerans genome:
- a CDS encoding tetratricopeptide repeat protein, whose protein sequence is MRWVWVWVGGSAAAACAGLAVALYYLPGLEKLSWIAGAGSFVTAVPSLVLALVLARAQTQPPPTPSSAEVPAGGVANSVGDVSGSAVQAREVGGPVQQVSGNTGDTYTAHTMMFNQLPPAEQPPGALDRVASAVRVGQADPRELGVHAARPGSDGSALPPYVARDVDAELEQHLTRAASGGRPVLVAGDSTAGKSRAALQALKNALPGRRLIAPSPSTDLHALAARLTAPPLPEGGVVVWLDDLHRYLGLGRIGLTEDTLQALRRAGAAVVATMRSEFLDAYRPGALATTGQEWLEVRSERDDTAALLKCFDTVEVDRVWSAGETDRAAAVGDERLDEAVARHGVHGIAEYLAAGPDLLAEWRNARRSSTRGGHPRGHALVAAAVDLARTGLLAALTRQILQQAHRPYLAGAAALRPEPFDDALDWAQQVRLGVSSLLVPADGDQECWRAFDYLVEAATAPIPAPTWQTALACAAGDDERITIADNADEAGHRDTAVAVCEPLARDGHPRAMNLMGIWAEEGGNPDQAEAWYRRAVDAGHTGALFNLGLLLDEQDRPQEAEEAYRRAVDAGNTKALNNLGLLLADQGRAGEAEAWYRRAADAGHTKALFNLGLLLAAQDRSQEAEAWYRRAVDAGDIDALLNLGLLLAAQDRLQEAEAWYRRAADAGHTKALFNLGVLLAAQDRSQEAEEAYRRAVDAGDTDALFNLGVLLAAQDRPQEAEGYFRRAVDAGYTGALNNLGVLLAGQRRVGEAEEAYRRAADAGHTKALNNLGLLLAGQGRAGEAETRYRRAADAGDTGALFNLGVLLAAQDRSQEAEAWYRRAADAGHIDALLNLGVLLAAQDRPQEAEGYFRRAVDAGHTKALFNLGVLLAGQGRVGEAVEALERAVEAFAAVGDVDKQRLAAELLAELRGEDGEG, encoded by the coding sequence ATGCGGTGGGTGTGGGTGTGGGTCGGCGGTTCGGCGGCCGCGGCGTGTGCGGGACTGGCGGTGGCGCTGTACTACCTGCCGGGTCTGGAGAAGCTGTCCTGGATCGCCGGGGCGGGCTCGTTCGTCACCGCGGTGCCGTCGCTGGTTCTGGCGCTGGTGCTGGCCCGAGCGCAAACCCAGCCCCCGCCGACGCCGTCGTCGGCTGAGGTCCCGGCCGGAGGCGTGGCCAACTCGGTGGGCGATGTCAGCGGCTCGGCGGTGCAGGCCAGGGAGGTTGGCGGGCCGGTGCAGCAGGTCAGCGGCAACACCGGGGACACCTACACCGCCCACACCATGATGTTCAACCAGCTCCCGCCCGCCGAACAACCGCCCGGGGCTCTTGACCGGGTGGCTTCGGCGGTGCGTGTGGGACAGGCCGATCCGCGGGAGCTGGGAGTGCATGCGGCCCGGCCCGGATCCGACGGGTCGGCGCTGCCGCCCTATGTGGCCCGCGACGTCGACGCCGAGCTGGAGCAGCACCTCACCCGGGCTGCGTCCGGGGGCAGGCCGGTGCTGGTGGCCGGGGACTCCACCGCGGGCAAGTCCCGCGCCGCCCTGCAGGCCCTCAAAAACGCCCTGCCCGGCCGCCGCCTCATCGCCCCCTCCCCCAGTACCGACCTGCATGCCCTGGCCGCCCGCCTCACCGCGCCGCCGCTGCCGGAGGGCGGGGTGGTGGTGTGGCTGGACGACCTCCACCGCTACCTGGGCCTGGGCCGGATCGGGCTGACCGAGGACACCCTGCAGGCGCTCAGACGCGCCGGTGCGGCCGTGGTGGCCACGATGCGCTCGGAGTTCCTCGATGCCTACCGTCCCGGCGCTCTGGCCACCACCGGCCAGGAGTGGTTGGAGGTGCGCAGCGAGCGGGACGACACCGCCGCCCTGCTCAAGTGCTTCGACACCGTCGAAGTCGACCGGGTCTGGTCCGCAGGCGAGACCGATCGGGCGGCTGCGGTCGGGGATGAGCGGTTGGACGAGGCGGTGGCCCGCCACGGGGTGCACGGCATCGCCGAATACCTGGCCGCCGGCCCCGACCTGCTCGCCGAGTGGCGCAACGCCCGCCGCTCCAGTACCCGCGGCGGTCATCCCCGCGGCCACGCCCTGGTCGCCGCCGCCGTCGACCTGGCCCGTACCGGCCTGCTCGCCGCCCTCACCCGTCAGATACTGCAGCAGGCCCACCGGCCCTACCTGGCCGGGGCGGCCGCACTGCGCCCCGAGCCTTTCGACGATGCCCTGGACTGGGCCCAGCAGGTCCGGCTGGGGGTGAGCAGCCTGCTGGTGCCCGCCGACGGAGACCAGGAGTGCTGGCGCGCCTTCGACTACCTCGTCGAAGCCGCCACCGCCCCCATCCCCGCCCCCACCTGGCAGACCGCCCTGGCCTGCGCCGCCGGCGACGACGAACGCATCACCATCGCCGACAACGCCGACGAAGCCGGCCACCGCGACACCGCTGTGGCCGTCTGCGAGCCCCTGGCCCGCGACGGCCACCCCCGCGCCATGAACCTCATGGGCATCTGGGCCGAAGAGGGCGGCAACCCCGACCAAGCCGAGGCCTGGTACCGCCGGGCCGTCGACGCCGGACACACCGGCGCCCTGTTCAACCTCGGCCTCCTGCTGGACGAGCAGGACCGCCCCCAAGAAGCCGAGGAGGCCTACCGCCGGGCCGTCGACGCCGGCAACACCAAAGCCCTGAACAACCTCGGCCTCCTGCTCGCCGACCAGGGGCGGGCGGGGGAGGCCGAGGCCTGGTACCGCCGGGCCGCCGACGCCGGACACACCAAAGCCCTGTTCAACCTCGGCCTCCTGCTGGCCGCGCAGGACCGCTCTCAAGAAGCCGAGGCCTGGTACCGCCGGGCCGTCGACGCCGGCGACATCGACGCCCTGCTCAACCTCGGCCTCCTGCTGGCCGCGCAGGACCGCCTCCAAGAAGCCGAGGCCTGGTACCGCCGGGCCGCCGACGCCGGACACACCAAAGCCCTGTTCAACCTCGGCGTCCTGCTGGCCGCGCAGGACCGCTCTCAAGAAGCCGAGGAGGCCTACCGCCGGGCCGTCGACGCCGGCGACACCGACGCCCTGTTCAACCTCGGCGTCCTGCTGGCCGCGCAGGACCGCCCCCAAGAAGCCGAGGGCTACTTCCGCAGGGCCGTCGACGCCGGATACACTGGCGCCCTGAACAACCTCGGCGTCCTGCTGGCCGGCCAGAGGCGGGTGGGGGAGGCCGAGGAGGCCTACCGCCGGGCCGCCGACGCCGGACACACCAAAGCCCTGAACAACCTCGGCCTCCTGCTGGCCGGCCAGGGGCGGGCGGGGGAGGCCGAGACCCGGTATCGCCGGGCCGCCGACGCCGGCGACACCGGCGCCCTGTTCAACCTCGGCGTCCTGCTGGCCGCGCAGGACCGCTCTCAAGAAGCCGAGGCCTGGTACCGCCGGGCCGCCGACGCCGGACACATCGACGCCCTGCTCAACCTCGGCGTCCTGCTGGCCGCGCAGGACCGCCCCCAAGAAGCCGAAGGCTACTTCCGCCGGGCCGTGGACGCCGGACACACCAAAGCCCTGTTCAACCTCGGCGTCCTGCTGGCCGGCCAGGGACGGGTGGGGGAGGCTGTGGAGGCGCTGGAGCGCGCGGTCGAGGCGTTCGCCGCGGTCGGCGACGTCGACAAGCAGAGACTCGCCGCGGAATTGCTGGCGGAGCTGCGCGGGGAGGATGGCGAGGGCTGA
- a CDS encoding IS3 family transposase produces MSRKYPQDLKDRAVRLVLDTEIARVHADDYGVYGAVKVWRELNRQGQKVARCTVERLMTETGLRGAVRGTQVRTTGADPAAERAGDLVERGFVATAPNRTRVADFTHVPTDAGVVYVAFVVDTYSRAAARSKQAVLVLSALETGLWRRDRRGHPVRPGEPVHHSDAGSQYSSFLFTSHLASERIAASIGSVGDAYDNALMESAIGLCKTELITPRRPWKTLGEVEPATAEWADRYNTTRLHGEIDHVPPEEYETAYYAKTPKNHTSQQRTRASNEPGEVHVLQPSMLHRQPGVLQPSELQRRRGGVSPHEVHRRPNISQPGEVFR; encoded by the coding sequence ATGTCCCGAAAGTACCCTCAGGACCTCAAGGACCGCGCTGTGCGGCTGGTCCTGGACACCGAGATCGCGCGCGTTCACGCCGACGACTACGGTGTCTACGGCGCGGTGAAGGTCTGGCGGGAGCTCAACCGGCAGGGCCAGAAGGTGGCGCGCTGCACCGTCGAGCGCCTCATGACCGAGACGGGCCTGCGCGGGGCGGTGCGGGGCACGCAGGTGCGCACCACCGGGGCCGACCCGGCCGCGGAGCGGGCCGGGGACCTGGTGGAGCGCGGCTTCGTGGCCACCGCGCCCAACCGCACCCGGGTCGCTGACTTCACCCACGTACCCACCGATGCCGGCGTGGTCTATGTGGCCTTCGTCGTCGATACCTACTCCCGGGCGGCGGCGAGGTCCAAACAGGCGGTACTGGTGCTCTCGGCGCTGGAGACGGGCCTGTGGCGCCGTGACCGCCGCGGACACCCGGTGCGCCCGGGCGAGCCGGTCCACCACTCTGACGCCGGGTCGCAGTACAGCTCGTTCCTGTTCACCTCCCACCTGGCCAGCGAGCGCATCGCGGCCTCGATCGGCAGTGTCGGCGATGCCTACGACAACGCACTGATGGAATCAGCGATCGGGCTGTGCAAGACCGAGCTGATCACGCCCCGCCGCCCATGGAAGACCCTGGGCGAGGTCGAGCCGGCCACCGCCGAGTGGGCCGACCGGTACAACACCACCCGCCTGCACGGCGAGATCGACCACGTCCCACCCGAGGAGTACGAGACCGCCTACTACGCCAAAACCCCCAAAAACCACACCTCACAACAAAGAACACGAGCCTCTAACGAACCCGGGGAGGTTCATGTTCTTCAACCAAGCATGCTTCACCGGCAGCCGGGTGTTCTTCAACCAAGCGAACTTCAACGGCGGCGAGGTGGAGTCTCACCACACGAAGTTCACCGGCGGCCAAATATTTCTCAACCAGGCGAAGTTTTCCGGTAG
- a CDS encoding type II toxin-antitoxin system prevent-host-death family antitoxin — MTDVTLQDARANLGRLLTRTAHTGEAVTITRGGRGGRRCGRRRRSSGECAAGQDRSISDRRRRYSP; from the coding sequence ATGACCGACGTGACGCTGCAGGATGCTCGGGCCAACCTGGGCCGTCTGCTCACCCGCACCGCCCACACCGGTGAAGCGGTGACCATCACCCGCGGCGGCCGTGGCGGGCGCCGGTGTGGTCGTCGCCGTAGATCCTCGGGTGAGTGTGCCGCCGGTCAGGATCGCTCGATCTCGGACCGCAGGCGTCGGTACTCCCCTTGA
- a CDS encoding SHOCT domain-containing protein, translating to MMDGMGMGMLWMVLWGLVGLALLVLIVVGIIWLIRQLVDGSSAGPARGEAVRTPARQELDRRYAAGEIDQGEYRRLRSEIERS from the coding sequence GTGATGGACGGCATGGGAATGGGCATGCTCTGGATGGTGCTGTGGGGCCTGGTCGGCTTGGCCTTGCTGGTGCTGATCGTGGTGGGGATCATCTGGCTGATCCGACAACTGGTCGACGGTTCGTCCGCGGGCCCGGCGCGAGGAGAGGCCGTCAGGACTCCAGCGCGCCAAGAGCTCGACCGGCGCTACGCGGCCGGTGAGATCGATCAAGGGGAGTACCGACGCCTGCGGTCCGAGATCGAGCGATCCTGA
- a CDS encoding ArsR/SmtB family transcription factor, with amino-acid sequence MEGHVTALNDTTGTTAAPQALLPAQGAGAEVVAKLFRALGDPTRLRLLEFLRYEEHTVTECVEHVGLSQGRVSTHLACLADCGYVHARREGRRAYYRVTDPRVADLIVLAHALAADNHAALTCCERIDAHQH; translated from the coding sequence ATGGAAGGGCATGTCACCGCGTTGAACGACACCACGGGCACCACCGCCGCACCACAGGCGCTGCTCCCCGCCCAGGGAGCCGGGGCGGAAGTGGTCGCGAAGCTCTTCCGCGCGCTGGGGGATCCCACCCGACTGCGGCTGCTGGAATTCCTGCGGTATGAGGAGCACACCGTCACCGAGTGCGTCGAGCATGTCGGCCTGTCCCAGGGGCGGGTCTCCACCCACCTGGCCTGTCTGGCCGACTGCGGCTACGTCCACGCCCGCCGTGAAGGCCGCCGCGCCTACTACAGGGTGACCGACCCGCGCGTGGCCGACCTCATCGTGCTCGCCCACGCCCTGGCCGCCGACAACCACGCCGCCCTGACCTGCTGCGAACGCATCGACGCACACCAGCACTGA